A region of Anolis carolinensis isolate JA03-04 unplaced genomic scaffold, rAnoCar3.1.pri scaffold_7, whole genome shotgun sequence DNA encodes the following proteins:
- the egfl7 gene encoding epidermal growth factor-like protein 7 isoform X1 yields the protein MRIITSFLAGYVLILMVSDVDCFSRSGRKACSVEVRSRTTSYLTSHIQPVYQPYLTLCQGYRLCSKYRTAYKVSQRPAYRKISQPIYTCCPRWKWGVASHRLGCNIICHPPCQNGGTCSFLNMCSCTPGWTGRFCQTDVDECAGGTHGCSQVCLNVAGSHRCGCHRGYELQMDGKSCKAFPTDAPPASSPVENSNPMLQEDVKELKTRMAALEEKFQQAMAPFLKVDLPEGTTQMDPLGLLIHSLQQLERIDSLSEQISFLEERLETCSCKNER from the exons ATGAGAATTATCACCAGCTTCCTGGCAGGATATGTCCTAATTCTTATGGTGTCCGATGTGGACTGTTTCTCCAGATCAGG GCGCAAAGCATGCTCCGTGGAGGTACGAAGCCGCACTACGTCTTACCTCACTTCCCACATCCAGCCAGTCTACCAGCCCTACCTCACTTTGTGCCAGGGGTACCGACTTTGCAGCAAGTACAG gaCGGCTTATAAGGTTTCTCAGCGGCCAGCGTATCGGAAAATCTCCCAGCCAATATACACCTGCTGCCCGAGATGGAAATGGGGAGTTGCATCCCATCGGCTTGGCTGCAATATTA TCTGCCATCCTCCGTGCCAAAATGGTGGGACATGTTCATTTCTAAATATGTGTTCCTGCACACCTGGATGGACTGGACGATTTTGCCAAACAG ATGTGGACGAATGCGCTGGCGGGACCCATGGCTGCAGCCAGGTTTGCCTCAATGTTGCCGGAAGCCACCGCTGTGGATGCCACCGAGGGTACGAGCTTCAGATGGATGGCAAGAGCTGCAAAGCTTTCCCCACAGATGCCCCTCCTGCCTCCAGTCCGG TTGAAAACTCCAACCCGATGTTGCAAGAGGATGTGAAGGAGCTCAAAACAAGGATGGCAGCTTTGGAAGAA AAATTCCAGCAGGCGATGGCTCCGTTCCTCAAAGTGGATCTGCCGGAAGGAACGACCCAAATGGACCCACTGGGATTGCTAATCCACTCTTTGCAGCAGCTGGAAAGGATCGATTCGCTCAGCGAACAAATCTCCTTCCTGGAGGAACGGCTGGAGACGT
- the egfl7 gene encoding epidermal growth factor-like protein 7 isoform X2, whose protein sequence is MRIITSFLAGYVLILMVSDVDCFSRSGRKACSVEVRSRTTSYLTSHIQPVYQPYLTLCQGYRLCSKYRTAYKVSQRPAYRKISQPIYTCCPRWKWGVASHRLGCNIICHPPCQNGGTCSFLNMCSCTPGWTGRFCQTDVDECAGGTHGCSQVCLNVAGSHRCGCHRGYELQMDGKSCKAFPTDAPPASSPEIPAGDGSVPQSGSAGRNDPNGPTGIANPLFAAAGKDRFAQRTNLLPGGTAGDVFLQERTLMS, encoded by the exons ATGAGAATTATCACCAGCTTCCTGGCAGGATATGTCCTAATTCTTATGGTGTCCGATGTGGACTGTTTCTCCAGATCAGG GCGCAAAGCATGCTCCGTGGAGGTACGAAGCCGCACTACGTCTTACCTCACTTCCCACATCCAGCCAGTCTACCAGCCCTACCTCACTTTGTGCCAGGGGTACCGACTTTGCAGCAAGTACAG gaCGGCTTATAAGGTTTCTCAGCGGCCAGCGTATCGGAAAATCTCCCAGCCAATATACACCTGCTGCCCGAGATGGAAATGGGGAGTTGCATCCCATCGGCTTGGCTGCAATATTA TCTGCCATCCTCCGTGCCAAAATGGTGGGACATGTTCATTTCTAAATATGTGTTCCTGCACACCTGGATGGACTGGACGATTTTGCCAAACAG ATGTGGACGAATGCGCTGGCGGGACCCATGGCTGCAGCCAGGTTTGCCTCAATGTTGCCGGAAGCCACCGCTGTGGATGCCACCGAGGGTACGAGCTTCAGATGGATGGCAAGAGCTGCAAAGCTTTCCCCACAGATGCCCCTCCTGCCTCCAGTCCGG AAATTCCAGCAGGCGATGGCTCCGTTCCTCAAAGTGGATCTGCCGGAAGGAACGACCCAAATGGACCCACTGGGATTGCTAATCCACTCTTTGCAGCAGCTGGAAAGGATCGATTCGCTCAGCGAACAAATCTCCTTCCTGGAGGAACGGCTGGAGACGT